Proteins encoded together in one Camelina sativa cultivar DH55 chromosome 9, Cs, whole genome shotgun sequence window:
- the LOC104710823 gene encoding WD repeat-containing protein 11 gives MAASKLSPTDTRDSTLPGPPSRNNFGSADLSPSGLFAFSSGSSVSVVDSRSLQLISTIPLPPPPGALSPFVTSVRWIPLPLPRDLLSTEPSASHLLLAVADRHGRVALVDFHLRSVVVWLNPSSDPKLGVQDLCWVQARQDSHILAAISGSSFLSLYTASGGLFWKYDAGKEILSCLRRDPYDSRHFCVLGLKGLLLSVKVLGDTENDVVIHEMQIKTDFSEILRLERDGNSSSSSPASAAFPLYFARFAFSPHWKNILFVTFPRELLVFDLQYETPLSTTPLPRGCAKFLDVLPDPNNELLYCAHVDGRLSIWRQKEGEQVHVMCTMEEFMPSIGLSIPSPSALAVLLSQSDSTMQTITKLHTDETSSVDFDNPFDFYDESIVVSKTTFFSLSDDGKIWKWVLSAEGVEDALKNASDLDISNVGADVALPGAIQKKDSSNLDDGLVVTPTNKSRGQTSSSSFRRSDLSFKISLTGQLQLLSSTVSTLAVPSPSLTASLARGGNIPAAAVPLVALGTQSGTIDIVDVSTNAVTASTSVHTGVVKGLRWLGNSRLVSFSYSQVNDKSRGYINKLVVTCLRSGLNKPFRDLQKPERTPIRALRTSSSGRYLLILFRDAPVEVWAMTKHPVMLRSLALPFTVVEWTLPAVPRPGQGGPSKQSLSASEGVAAPADSTSVGSDGSTEETVESFAFALVNGALGVFEVQGRRIRDYRPKWPSTSFIPSDGLVTAMAYRLPHVVMGDRSGNIRWWDVTTGQSSAFNSHRDGIRRIKFSPVVAGDRSRGRVAVLFNDNTFSVFDLDSPDPLAQSLLQPQIPGTLVLELDWLPLRTDKNDPLVLCIAGADSTFRLVEVTVNEKKAGFVPQSKSVKERFRPMPMYSPILLPVPHALALRMILQLGVKPSWFNTSSTTLEKRPHLIHGMASSSKDLRSYMIQLPPLGDPVVPEMLLKILEPYRKEGCLLDDERAKLYADVVKKGYAARFAFAAAVYGETSEALFWLQLPQAIRHLMNKLTKRSPQKLPSPASGVDEAAMLSKISSTGVWAPEARKCDGSLRLMAFEREELRKRANERLPWHENLEGEDCIQKQVHELISVGNLEAAVSLLLSSAPDSPYFYPNALRAIALSSAVSKSLLDLALKVVAANMVRTDNSLTGTHLLCAVGRHQEACSQLQDSGRWTDAATLAATHLEGSDYARVLQRWADHVLHAEHNVWRALILYVAAGSLQEALAALREVQQPDTVAMFVLACQEIHSEIVTELSSLEDESESESASGEGTVPPDLPGLEPGKEEVTAVCEYFQQYQRKLVHLCMDYQPYTDW, from the exons ATGGCGGCATCGAAGTTGTCACCAACCGATACCAGGGATTCCACTCTCCCTGGTCCTCCCAGCCGTAACAACTTCGGATCCGCCGATCTCAGTCCATCCGGTCTCTTTGCCTTCTCATCTGGCTCCTCCGTCTCTGTTGTCGACTCTCGTTCTCTCCAGCTCATTTCCACTATCCCTCTCCCTCCTCCTCCCGGTGCTCTCTCTCCCTTCGTCACTTCCGTCCGTTGGATCCCTCTCCCTCTCCCCCGTGATCTACTATCCACCGAGCCCTCCGCCTCACACCTTCTCCTCGCCGTTGCCGATCGTCACGGCCGTGTCGCGCTCGTTGACTTCCATCTTCGCTCCGTCGTCGTCTGGCTTAATCCTTCCTCCGATCCCAAACTTGGGGTTCAGGACCTCTGCTGGGTTCAAGCTCGACAGGATTCTCATATCCTCGCCGCGATTTCTGGATCTTCTTTTCTGTCACTCTACACAGCCTCCGGTGGACTGTTCTGGAAGTACGATGCCGGTAAGGAGATTCTCTCATGTCTCCGCCGCGATCCCTATGATTCTCGCCATTTCTGTGTGCTTGGCCTCAAAGGGCTCCTATTGTCGGTTAAGGTACTTGGAGACACTGAGAACGACGTTGTGATTCATGAGATGCAGATAAAGACGGATTTCAGTGAGATATTGAGGTTGGAAAGAGATGGcaattcatcatcttcttcgccTGCTTCAGCCGCATTTCCGTTATACTTCGCTAGATTTGCATTCTCGCCACACTGGAAGAATATACTGTTTGTGACGTTTCCTAGGGAGCTATTGGTCTTTGATCTACAATATGAGACACCCCTCTCGACCACGCCATTACCTCGTGGTTGCGCCAAGTTTCTGGATGTTTTGCCGGATCCAAACAATGAGTTGCTTTATTGTGCTCATGTCGATGGTAGGCTCAGCATTTGGCGTCAGAAAGA AGGAGAACAGGTGCATGTCATGTGTACCATGGAAGAGTTTATGCCATCTATTGGGCTGTCCATCCCGTCTCCTTCAGCTCTGGCTGTTCTTCTCAGTCAATCGGACTCCACAATGCAAACCATTACAAAACTTCATACAGATGAAACTTCTTCTGTGGATTTTGATAACCCATTTGACTTTTACGATGAAAGTATCGTTGTTTCTAAGACGACTTTTTTCTCCCTATCTGATGACGGTAAAATATGGAAGTGGGTCTTAAGTGCTGAAGGTGTTGAAGATGCTCTAAAAAATGCATCAGACTTGGACATTAGTAACGTAGGCGCTGATGTAGCACTCCCTGGAGCTATTCAGAAGAAAGATTCCTCAAATCTGGATGATGGATTAGTTGTTACCCCTACAAATAAAAGCAGAGGTCAGACATCAAGTTCCTCCTTCAGAAGATCAGACCTATCGTTTAAG ATCAGCCTAACTGGACAGCTTCAGCTTCTCTCTTCCACAGTCTCTACACTTGCTGTACCATCTCCATCTCTTACGGCATCCCTAGCAA GAGGGGGTAACATCCCTGCGGCAGCTGTTCCGTTGGTTGCTTTGGGAACTCAGAGCGGGACAATCGATATTGTTGATGTATCAACAAATGCTGTTACTGCAAGCACTTCTGTTCATACGGGTGTGGTTAAGGGCCTTCGATGGCTTGGAAATTCAAGATTAGTTTCATTTTCTTACAGTCAG GTGAATGACAAAAGCAGAGGCTACATAAATAAGCTAGTTGTGACTTGCCTTAGGAGTGGGTTGAATAAACCATTTCGTGATTTACAAAAGCCAGAACGTACTCCCATAAGAGCTCTTAGAACTTCTTCTTCCggaag GTATCTTCTAATTCTTTTCCGTGATGCTCCTGTAGAAGTTTGGGCGATGACCAAGCATCCTGTCATG CTTAGATCATTAGCTCTTCCTTTCACGGTTGTGGAATGGACGCTTCCGGCAGTTCCACGCCCAGGTCAAGGCGGTCCTTCTAAACAATCTCTCTCAGCATCCGAAGGAGTAGCTGCTCCAGCAGACTCTA CGTCTGTGGGCTCGGATGGATCGACTGAAGAAACTGTAGAGAGTTTTGCATTTGCACTAGTAAATGGTGCCCTTGGAGTATTTGAAGTCCAAGGCCGTAGAATTCGAGATTACAG ACCCAAATGGCCATCTACCTCATTCATTCCCTCAGATGGATTGGTTACAGCCATGGCATATCGCTTGCCTCATGTG GTTATGGGAGATAGATCAGGAAACATAAGATGGTGGGATGTAACAACTGGACAGTCATCTGCATTTAATAGTCACAGAGATGGAATACGGAGGATCAAATTTTCACCTGTTGTTGCTGGAGATCGCAGCCGAGGGCGCGTAGCTGTGCTATTTAATGACAATACATTTTCTGTATTTGATCTT GATTCACCAGATCCGCTAGCCCAGTCACTTCTACAGCCTCAAATTCCTGGCACCCTGGTACTGGAACTTGATTGGTTGCCTCTGAGAACCGATAAGAATGATCCACTTGTTCTATGCATCGCTGGGGCTGATAGCACCTTCCGGCTCGTTGAGGTTACTGT aaatgaaaaaaaagctGGCTTTGTGCCCCAGTCTAAATCTGTAAAGGAGAGGTTTCGTCCTATGCCTATGTACTCCCCTATCCTACTTCCTGTACCACATGCACTG GCACTGCGGATGATTCTACAGTTAGGAGTGAAACCATCTTGGTTTAATACGTCTAGTACCACTTTGGAGAAGAGACCTCATTTGATCCATGGAATGGCTTCATCCTCTAAGGATCTTCGGAGTTACATGATTCAGTTACCACCTTTAGGAGACCCTGTCGTGCCAGAAATGCTGCTGAAGATACTTGAACCGTATCGGAAAGAAG GTTGCTTGCTGGACGATGAAAGAGCAAAACTGTACGCTGATGTGGTCAAGAAAGGTTATGCTGCAAGATTTGCTTTTGCAGCTGCTGTTTATGGTGAAACCTCAGAAGCACTTTTCTGGTTGCAACTGCCTCAAGCCATTCGCCATCTGATGAACAAGCTGACGAAAAGGTCTCCGCAAAAACTCCCTTCCCCTGCTTCAGGAGTTGATGAAGCAGCTATGCTGAGTAAGATATCATCTACTGGTGTATGGGCACCTGAAGCCAGGAAG TGTGATGGTTCACTTAGATTGATGGCTTTTGAGCGAGAAGAATTACGGAAACGTGCTAATGAACGTCTTCCTTGGCATGAAAACTTGGAGGGGGAAGATTGCATTCAAAAACAAGTACACGA GCTGATTTCAGTTGGAAATTTGGAAGCTGCTGTGAGTTTGCTGCTTTCTTCCGCCCCAGATTCTCCCTACTTCTATCCAAATGCTCTCCGAGCTATTGCACTCTCTTCAGCTGTGTCTAAATCTCTTCTCGACCTCGCACTTAAG GTTGTTGCAGCCAACATGGTAAGGACCGACAATTCGCTCACTGGTACTCATCTTTTATGTGCGGTCGGAAGACACCAAGAAGCTTGTTCACAG CTTCAAGATTCTGGACGGTGGACTGATGCTGCTACCTTGGCTGCCACACATTTAGAAGGATCAGATTATGCCAG GGTATTGCAGAGGTGGGCTGATCATGTTCTCCATGCGGAACACAATGTCTGGCG GGCGCTTATTTTATATGTGGCTGCCGGTTCCCTGCAAGAGGCGCTAGCAGCTCTCAGAGAGGTGCAACAGCCTGACACAGTAGCCATGTTTGTGCTCGCCTGTCAGGAGATCCATTCAGAAATTGTAACTGAGCTGTCAAGCCTAGAAgatgaatctgaatctgaatctgctTCTGGCGAAGGCACAGTACCTCCCGATCTGCCTGGTCTTGAGCCAGGGAAGGAAGAAGTTACGGCGGTTTGCGAATATTTTCAACAATACCAGAGAAAGCTAGTGCATTTGTGCATGGACTATCAACCCTACACGGACTGGTGA
- the LOC104710824 gene encoding actin-related protein 6-like isoform X1 yields the protein MSNIVVLDNGGGLIKAGQGGERDPTTVIPNCLYKPLSSKKFLHTSPLTTLSDEIDLTSASVRRPIDRGYLINSDLERDIWSHLFTSLLHISPSSSSLLLTEPPLSIPSVQRSTDELVFEDFGFSSLYVAHPQSLVHLYEASRQPDSVLSKTQCSLVVDCGFSFTHAVPVLHNFTLNHAIKRIDLGGKAFTNYFKELVSYRSINVMDETFLVDDAKEKLCFVSLDLLRDLRLARSGNNLIKSTYVLPDGVTHTKGYVKDPQAAKRFLSLSDKDHVESDFMAKVGDRKKADMNKNEIDLTNERFLVPETLFQPADIGINQAGLAECIVRAVSSCHSYLQPVLYQSIILAGGSTLFPQLKERLEVELRPLVPEHFDVKITTLEDPILGVWRGGSLLASSPDFESMCVTKADYEELGSARCRRRFFH from the exons ATGTCAAACATCGTGGTTCTAGACAACGGCGGCGGTCTAATCAAAGCTGGACAAGGTGGGGAGCGTGATCCCACCACCGTAATCCCAAACTGTCTCTACAAACCTCTCTCATCGAAGAAATTCCTTCACACTTCACCACTCACTACTCTCTCCGACGAGATCGACCTCACCTCCGCCTCTGTACGCCGCCCCATCGACCGTGGCTACCTCATAAACTCTGACCTAGAACGCGACATCTGGTCACACCTCTTCACCTCTCTCCTCCACATCAgtccttcctcctcctctctcctcCTCACTGAGCCACCACTCTCGATCCCTTCCGTTCAGCGTTCCACCGACGAGCTTGTCTTCGAGGACTTCGGATTCTCGTCTCTCTACGTAGCTCATCCTCAGTCTCTTGTTCATCTCTATGAAGCTAGTCGTCAGCCTGATTCAGTCCTCTCAAAGACTCAGTGTAGTCTCGTTGTTGATTGTGGCTTCTCCTTCACTCACGCTGTTCCTGTTCTTCACAATTTCACTCTTAATCACGCCATTAAGAGGATTGATTTAGGAGGCAAAGCTTTCACTAATTACTTTAAGGAATTGGTCTCTTATAGATCTATAAATGTTATGGATGAAACCTTTTTAGTTGATGATGCTAAGGAGAAGCTTTGTTTTGTCTCACTTGACCTTCTTCGTGATCTCCGCCTTGCTAGAAGTGGAAATAATCTTATCAAGTCTACATATGTTCTTCCTGATGGTGTTACACATACTAAAGGTTATGTCAAAGACCCTCAAGCGGCTAAGAGGTTTCTTAGCTTGTCAGATAAAGATCATGTGGAGTCTGATTTCATGGCAAAGGTTGGGGACAGGAAGAAGGCTGACATGAACAAAAAT gagATTGACTTAACGAATGAGCGCTTTCTTGTACCTGAGACGCTATTCCAGCCTGCGGATATAG GGATAAATCAGGCAGGACTTGCAGAGTGCATCGTCCGAGCTGTAAGCTCATGTCATTCTTATTTGCAACCAGTCTTGTATCAAAG CATCATCTTAGCTGGTGGAAGCACATTATTTCCGCAACTTAAGGAGAGACT GGAAGTAGAGCTTCGACCACTAGTCCCAGAGCACTTTGATGTGAAGATAACAACACTGGAGGA CCCAATACTAGGCGTATGGAGAGGGGGTTCACTTTTGGCTTCCAGCCCGGATTTTGAGTCCATGTGTGTCACCAAGGCTGACTATGAAGAACTTGGATCAGCTCGTTGTCGGAGGAGATTCTTTCATTGA
- the LOC104710824 gene encoding actin-related protein 6-like isoform X2 — MSNIVVLDNGGGLIKAGQGGERDPTTVIPNCLYKPLSSKKFLHTSPLTTLSDEIDLTSASVRRPIDRGYLINSDLERDIWSHLFTSLLHISPSSSSLLLTEPPLSIPSVQRSTDELVFEDFGFSSLYVAHPQSLVHLYEASRQPDSVLSKTQCSLVVDCGFSFTHAVPVLHNFTLNHAIKRIDLGGKAFTNYFKELVSYRSINVMDETFLVDDAKEKLCFVSLDLLRDLRLARSGNNLIKSTYVLPDGVTHTKGYVKDPQAAKRFLSLSDKDHVESDFMAKVGDRKKADMNKNEIDLTNERFLVPETLFQPADIGINQAGLAECIVRAVSSCHSYLQPVLYQSIILAGGSTLFPQLKERLASTTSPRAL, encoded by the exons ATGTCAAACATCGTGGTTCTAGACAACGGCGGCGGTCTAATCAAAGCTGGACAAGGTGGGGAGCGTGATCCCACCACCGTAATCCCAAACTGTCTCTACAAACCTCTCTCATCGAAGAAATTCCTTCACACTTCACCACTCACTACTCTCTCCGACGAGATCGACCTCACCTCCGCCTCTGTACGCCGCCCCATCGACCGTGGCTACCTCATAAACTCTGACCTAGAACGCGACATCTGGTCACACCTCTTCACCTCTCTCCTCCACATCAgtccttcctcctcctctctcctcCTCACTGAGCCACCACTCTCGATCCCTTCCGTTCAGCGTTCCACCGACGAGCTTGTCTTCGAGGACTTCGGATTCTCGTCTCTCTACGTAGCTCATCCTCAGTCTCTTGTTCATCTCTATGAAGCTAGTCGTCAGCCTGATTCAGTCCTCTCAAAGACTCAGTGTAGTCTCGTTGTTGATTGTGGCTTCTCCTTCACTCACGCTGTTCCTGTTCTTCACAATTTCACTCTTAATCACGCCATTAAGAGGATTGATTTAGGAGGCAAAGCTTTCACTAATTACTTTAAGGAATTGGTCTCTTATAGATCTATAAATGTTATGGATGAAACCTTTTTAGTTGATGATGCTAAGGAGAAGCTTTGTTTTGTCTCACTTGACCTTCTTCGTGATCTCCGCCTTGCTAGAAGTGGAAATAATCTTATCAAGTCTACATATGTTCTTCCTGATGGTGTTACACATACTAAAGGTTATGTCAAAGACCCTCAAGCGGCTAAGAGGTTTCTTAGCTTGTCAGATAAAGATCATGTGGAGTCTGATTTCATGGCAAAGGTTGGGGACAGGAAGAAGGCTGACATGAACAAAAAT gagATTGACTTAACGAATGAGCGCTTTCTTGTACCTGAGACGCTATTCCAGCCTGCGGATATAG GGATAAATCAGGCAGGACTTGCAGAGTGCATCGTCCGAGCTGTAAGCTCATGTCATTCTTATTTGCAACCAGTCTTGTATCAAAG CATCATCTTAGCTGGTGGAAGCACATTATTTCCGCAACTTAAGGAGAGACT AGCTTCGACCACTAGTCCCAGAGCACTTTGA